From a single Mycosarcoma maydis chromosome 2, whole genome shotgun sequence genomic region:
- a CDS encoding uncharacterized protein (related to RKM1 - SET-domain lysine-N-methyltransferase): MTRQHALLEWFSSVGIQVHPELYLEHDAQTGLSFYTAKQLARDTTVMRVPSNICITSSSAFGSIRRFVQSCSCDGSLDLEALPRADWILLYLVLCRVAAEYLTTTQDVWLESVFAHVVYVSHIPSVIETPLHFSPTELDLLRNTPLVGSTERRLRETITDYERATRVLLAQLHSVHSSPFTSLLTETLQPIPKDALHADALMQHTWHHGLELWRWAESAFTSRSFPPRLIGLHHDQGEAPILIPGYDIFNHARAHAVTWSFSRPTEQAECGSVEMTLNYEVPGAHQVYNNYGGKSNEEFLSSYAFTLDETHEDTLALKLSGSEHAKTHYWVQSAKVSTHHHVAQQGFLKAPCPCPTLLQELQEHILQAEAPPITEHERIDLYAHILELLESLLLAKRKAFRASQRVLDALPAAPEHANYPPTNTWIRTKADSRVRSSVCQNVARYRHGQWRLLNSAVQWTRDELERVADWLDAIPEAAE; encoded by the coding sequence ATGACGCGCCAACATGCGCTTCTGGAATGGTTCTCTTCTGTCGGGATCCAAGTGCACCCGGAGCTGTATTTGGAGCACGATGCACAGACCGGCTTATCGTTTTAcacagccaagcagcttgctcggGACACAACTGTGATGCGTGTTCCCTCGAATATCTGCATCACTTCCAGCAGTGCGTTTGGCTCGATTCGACGGTTTGTGCAAAGCTGTTCGTGCGacggctcgctcgacttggaGGCGCTTCCTCGGGCGGATTGGATATTGCTGTACTTGGTGCTGTGTCGGGTGGCAGCCGAGTATCTGACAACCACCCAAGATGTGTGGTTGGAAAGCGTGTTTGCACATGTTGTCTATGTCTCACATATCCCGTCGGTGATCGAGACACCGCTTCATTTCTCGCCGACCGAactcgatctgctgcgcAATACTCCGCTGGTTGGATCTACGGAACGCAGACTGCGCGAGACAATCACCGACTACGAACGCGCAACTCGCGTGTTGCTGGCACAGCTGCACTCGGTGCACTCGTCGCCGTTTACGAGTCTGCTCACCGAAACGCTGCAGCCGATTCCAAAAGACGCTTTGCATGCAGATGCGTTGATGCAGCACACATGGCATCACGGACTCGAACTGTGGAGATGGGCAGAATCGGCGTTTACCTCGCGTTCCTTTCCACCACGCCTAATAGGCTTGCATCACGATCAGGGAGAAGCTCCGATTCTCATTCCCGGATACGACATCTTCAACCACGCCAGAGCACATGCTGTCACCTGGTCCTTCTCCCGCCCCACCGAGCAAGCCGAGTGCGGGtcggtcgagatgacgcTCAACTACGAGGTACCAGGCGCGCACCAAGTATACAACAACTACGGCGGCAAGTCGAACGAGGAATTTCTCTCATCGTACGCATTCACGCTCGACGAAACACACGAAGATACGCTAGCACTCAAGCTCAGTGGCAGTGAGCATGCAAAAACGCACTACTGGGTGCAATCCGCCAAAGTGTCAACACACCACCACGTCGCTCAACAAGGTTTCCTCAAGGCTCCATGTCCCTGTCCCACCCTGCTGCAAGAGCTACAGGAGCACATACTGCAAGCTGAGGCTCCACCGATCACCGAACACGAGCGCATCGATCTGTACGCACATATTCTGGAACTGCTCGAATCGCTACTGCTCGCCAAGAGGAAAGCTTTCAGGGCAAGCCAGCGCGTTTTGGATGCACTACCAGCCGCGCCTGAGCATGCCAACTACCCACCGACCAATACGTGGATAAGAACCAAAGCAGACTCCAGAGTGAGAAGCTCGGTATGCCAGAACGTCGCCCGCTACAGACACGGCCAATGGCGTCTGTTGAACAGCGCGGTCCAGTGGACCAGggacgagctggaaagAGTCGCCGACTGGTTGGATGCGATCCCAGAAGCCGccgagtga